The proteins below come from a single Mucilaginibacter mali genomic window:
- a CDS encoding sensor histidine kinase: MLWCFAAKATDTLTISNNQSVLLSKRYFTQLEDREANLTIADIAVSKDFHHTKTQFPFINYADSVIWVKLTLHNKTIEPYLPVTINFGVIDGFDLYDVGITDRHVIHLGSTDVQDKKNNSKQISRIINCPVLPDSVCTIYLRIKSNDSMAIPIRIQSADYYLHSSIIENVTVGFFMGIIGIMVLYNLMLYILVKDRSYLYYIFYIIFLGLTQWQLRGLGTNFLPVDKQLLNNYLIPLTRVGFWYSILMFVREFLQLKEHQSKIYSRYYYVLYILVSLPVVATLFKQATLALSLITIIATINSIVLLLIGISLYVKGFKPAKFFMLAWSLFLITVLATIARNKGLLPYNDLTANLILYSSAFELIMFSVALADRINFYRKQSLETKELALAIARENERLITGQNFALENKVKERTQELIETNKNLSVTIENLKSAQIQLIDTEKMASLGQLTAGIAHEINNPINFVSANIKPLKMDFLEVFNLIEYYRQLVTNPTDAGLQEKAASYAKEIDIDFIKEEIITLLEGIEEGAGRTTEIVHSLRTFSRTDELVLKAIDINKSILTTLVLLRSTIPYGIEIKPLLDKLPLLNCYPGKINQVLVNLINNSIQAIKAKPVHNNEHILIITRDYPENISIEITDTGIGMSDEVKLHMFEPFYTTKDIGEGTGLGLSIVFGIIEKHHGTIEVKSAPGEGTTFTVILPKTLQ, translated from the coding sequence ATGCTATGGTGTTTTGCTGCAAAGGCTACCGATACACTCACCATCAGCAATAATCAATCGGTATTGCTAAGCAAGCGTTACTTCACCCAACTGGAGGATCGCGAGGCCAACCTTACCATTGCCGATATCGCGGTCAGCAAAGATTTTCATCATACTAAAACGCAATTTCCCTTTATTAACTATGCCGACTCGGTAATTTGGGTAAAACTAACCCTGCATAATAAAACCATCGAACCCTACCTGCCCGTTACCATAAACTTTGGGGTGATAGACGGCTTCGACCTGTATGATGTGGGCATTACCGACCGCCACGTGATCCACCTCGGCTCTACCGATGTGCAGGATAAAAAAAATAATTCTAAACAGATCAGCCGCATTATTAACTGCCCTGTACTGCCCGATTCGGTTTGTACCATTTACCTGCGCATAAAAAGTAACGACTCGATGGCTATCCCCATCCGCATACAAAGCGCCGATTACTACCTGCACAGCAGCATCATCGAAAATGTAACCGTAGGCTTTTTTATGGGAATTATCGGCATTATGGTTTTGTATAACCTGATGCTTTATATACTAGTGAAAGACAGAAGCTATCTTTACTATATCTTCTATATTATCTTCCTGGGCCTTACCCAATGGCAGTTGCGCGGCCTGGGCACCAACTTTTTGCCGGTTGATAAGCAATTGCTGAACAATTACCTGATACCGCTTACACGGGTAGGTTTCTGGTATTCGATACTGATGTTTGTGCGCGAGTTTTTACAGTTGAAAGAGCATCAATCTAAAATATATTCCCGCTACTACTATGTGCTGTATATACTGGTGAGCCTGCCGGTAGTTGCTACTTTGTTTAAACAAGCTACACTGGCTTTAAGCTTAATTACCATAATAGCCACAATTAATTCAATAGTGCTGCTGCTTATCGGGATATCGTTGTATGTAAAGGGTTTTAAGCCGGCCAAGTTTTTTATGCTGGCCTGGAGCTTATTCCTTATCACTGTTTTGGCCACCATCGCCCGCAATAAAGGTTTGTTACCTTATAATGATCTTACTGCCAACCTTATTCTGTACAGTTCGGCTTTCGAACTGATCATGTTCTCGGTAGCATTGGCCGACCGTATTAACTTTTATCGCAAGCAAAGCCTGGAAACCAAGGAACTGGCGCTGGCCATTGCCCGCGAGAACGAACGCCTGATCACCGGGCAGAACTTCGCGCTGGAGAATAAGGTGAAGGAACGTACCCAGGAGTTGATAGAGACCAACAAAAACCTCTCGGTAACTATCGAGAATTTGAAATCGGCCCAGATACAACTGATCGATACCGAAAAGATGGCATCGCTGGGACAACTTACAGCGGGCATAGCGCACGAGATCAATAACCCCATCAACTTCGTCAGCGCTAACATTAAGCCGCTGAAAATGGATTTTTTGGAAGTGTTTAACCTGATCGAATACTACCGCCAGTTGGTTACTAATCCTACCGATGCCGGCTTGCAGGAAAAGGCGGCCAGCTACGCTAAGGAAATTGATATTGATTTTATAAAGGAAGAGATCATTACCCTGCTGGAGGGGATTGAAGAAGGGGCCGGACGCACTACCGAGATCGTACATAGCCTGCGCACCTTCAGCCGCACAGATGAATTGGTTTTAAAAGCCATTGATATTAACAAATCTATCCTGACCACCCTGGTGCTGTTACGCAGCACCATACCCTACGGTATAGAAATAAAGCCGTTGTTAGATAAACTTCCCCTGCTAAACTGTTACCCCGGTAAGATAAACCAGGTGTTGGTAAACCTGATCAATAACAGTATACAAGCCATTAAAGCCAAGCCCGTACATAACAACGAGCATATCCTCATTATCACCCGCGACTACCCCGAAAATATCAGCATTGAAATTACCGATACCGGCATTGGTATGAGCGACGAGGTAAAGCTACACATGTTCGAACCCTTTTACACCACAAAAGATATTGGCGAGGGCACCGGACTCGGGCTGTCCATCGTATTCGGCATCATTGAAAAACACCACGGCACCATCGAAGTTAAATCGGCACCGGGAGAAGGGACTACCTTTACGGTGATATTGCCGAAGACGTTGCAATAA
- a CDS encoding PorP/SprF family type IX secretion system membrane protein: protein MKRILLLCGGILAGLVQLACAQQRPQYTQYVFNSFLLNPAVSGIENYVDLKAGYRSQWTGLDGAPVTSYITINGPIGRNFVQGDATAMPGDGANPYSRSYTQDYMASEPHHGVGFSLVSDKTGPITQTNMDLSYAYHLGLTSNLNLAVGVSAGVNHIGLNLAEITVADTQPDPVIVNGNASQWKPDLSAGIWAYSGNYFMGVSVQQLLKQNLYFNTTSNVTQSQTVPHYFFTAGVKVPMGDDVALLPSVLVKVIQPVPTTFDVNLKMAFRDIFWIGGSYRKDDSFGALAGFNISSTINVGYSYDLTTSALKTVSNGTHEIVIGILLNNKYKVRCPQHGF, encoded by the coding sequence ATGAAGCGGATATTATTATTGTGCGGAGGGATTTTGGCCGGGCTGGTGCAATTGGCATGCGCCCAGCAACGCCCGCAGTATACCCAATATGTGTTCAATAGCTTTTTATTGAACCCCGCGGTAAGCGGTATTGAAAACTATGTAGACCTTAAAGCCGGCTATCGCAGCCAGTGGACAGGGCTGGACGGCGCACCTGTAACCAGTTATATTACCATCAACGGCCCTATAGGCCGCAATTTTGTGCAGGGCGATGCTACCGCCATGCCCGGCGATGGCGCAAACCCCTACAGCCGCAGCTATACGCAGGATTACATGGCATCCGAACCGCATCACGGTGTAGGTTTTTCTTTAGTGTCCGACAAAACCGGCCCTATCACCCAAACCAATATGGACCTGAGCTATGCCTATCACCTGGGCCTAACCTCAAACCTTAACCTGGCAGTAGGCGTATCGGCCGGTGTTAACCATATTGGCCTAAACCTGGCCGAAATTACGGTTGCAGATACTCAACCCGACCCGGTAATTGTAAACGGCAATGCCAGCCAATGGAAGCCCGACCTGAGCGCGGGTATATGGGCCTATTCGGGTAATTACTTTATGGGCGTATCGGTACAGCAATTGTTAAAGCAAAACCTGTATTTTAATACCACCAGCAACGTAACCCAAAGCCAAACGGTACCGCACTACTTTTTTACAGCCGGCGTAAAAGTGCCAATGGGCGACGATGTGGCCCTGCTGCCATCGGTACTTGTAAAAGTGATACAACCTGTGCCTACTACCTTTGATGTGAACCTAAAAATGGCTTTCCGCGATATATTTTGGATAGGAGGATCGTACCGTAAAGATGATTCGTTCGGCGCGCTGGCCGGTTTCAATATCAGTTCAACCATCAACGTAGGCTATTCGTACGATCTTACTACATCGGCCCTAAAAACCGTAAGCAACGGCACACACGAAATTGTGATCGGTATTTTGCTGAACAACAAGTATAAGGTACGCTGCCCACAACACGGGTTTTAA
- the rpoN gene encoding RNA polymerase factor sigma-54 — MLKQNLQQKLLQKLSPQQIQFIKLLQVPTVSLDTRIKEELEENPALEDFSLTNMSEPEEQYPDRDPDEDNYSSDDDMGGSDEFNIDDYLQEDNVNDYGSRYDQNGDDDEDRKEIPIAVQSSFFENLQSQLDLLPLTEKDFRIGQQIIGSLDDDGYLRRPITSLTDDLAFSQNVMAEDEEVEEMLKVIQTFDPAGVGARTLQECLLIQLRKKDANDPVIKKAIIVVEDYLDEFTRKHYDKLEKVLNMDSMELRAVVSEILKLNPKPGDSNEVNTKQMQVIPDFHITNNDGTLVLTLNAKNAPELRVSRSYQDMFEHYDKASQKDKKLKEAVQFVKQKLDSAKWFIDAIKQRQQTLLKTMNAIMHYQYDFFLTGDEKNLKPMILKDIADKIGMDISTVSRVANSKYVQTEYGTFLLKSFFSEAIQTESGEEVSNKEVKKILEEHIGKEDKRHPLADEKLTEILKDAGYNIARRTVAKYREQMNIPVARLRKEL, encoded by the coding sequence ATGCTAAAACAGAATCTTCAACAAAAACTATTACAAAAATTATCTCCGCAGCAAATTCAGTTTATTAAGTTGCTGCAGGTGCCAACCGTATCGTTAGATACCCGCATTAAGGAGGAACTGGAGGAAAACCCCGCGCTTGAAGATTTTAGCCTGACCAATATGAGCGAGCCCGAGGAGCAATACCCCGACCGCGACCCCGACGAAGATAACTACAGCAGCGACGACGATATGGGGGGCTCTGATGAATTTAACATCGACGACTACCTGCAGGAAGATAACGTGAACGATTACGGCTCGCGCTACGACCAAAACGGAGATGATGACGAAGACCGTAAAGAGATCCCCATTGCCGTTCAGTCATCTTTCTTCGAGAACCTGCAATCGCAGCTTGACCTGTTACCGCTTACCGAAAAAGATTTCCGTATCGGGCAGCAAATTATAGGTAGTTTGGATGACGACGGCTACCTGCGCCGCCCCATCACTTCGCTTACCGACGATCTGGCCTTTTCGCAAAACGTGATGGCCGAGGACGAGGAGGTAGAGGAGATGCTGAAGGTGATCCAAACTTTCGACCCGGCGGGCGTTGGCGCGCGCACCCTGCAGGAGTGCCTGCTGATACAACTGCGCAAGAAAGACGCGAACGATCCTGTTATTAAAAAAGCCATTATTGTAGTTGAGGATTACCTGGATGAGTTTACCCGCAAGCACTACGATAAACTGGAAAAGGTGCTTAATATGGACTCGATGGAGTTGCGCGCCGTAGTGAGCGAGATACTGAAGCTAAACCCCAAGCCCGGTGACAGCAACGAGGTGAATACCAAACAAATGCAGGTGATCCCCGATTTTCATATCACCAATAACGACGGCACACTGGTATTGACCCTTAACGCTAAAAACGCGCCCGAGCTACGCGTAAGCCGTTCGTACCAGGATATGTTTGAGCATTACGATAAGGCATCGCAAAAGGATAAGAAGCTGAAAGAAGCTGTGCAGTTTGTAAAGCAAAAGCTCGATTCGGCCAAGTGGTTTATCGATGCGATAAAACAACGCCAGCAAACCCTGCTGAAAACCATGAATGCCATTATGCATTACCAGTACGATTTCTTTTTGACTGGCGATGAAAAGAACCTGAAGCCGATGATCCTGAAAGATATCGCCGATAAAATTGGTATGGATATCTCTACGGTATCGCGTGTGGCCAACTCCAAATATGTGCAGACCGAATACGGTACCTTCCTGCTGAAATCTTTCTTTAGCGAAGCCATCCAAACCGAAAGCGGTGAGGAAGTATCCAACAAAGAGGTGAAGAAGATACTTGAAGAGCATATTGGCAAGGAAGATAAACGCCACCCGCTGGCCGACGAAAAACTCACCGAAATATTAAAGGATGCAGGCTACAACATCGCCCGCCGCACCGTAGCCAAATACCGCGAACAGATGAACATACCGGTGGCGAGACTTAGAAAGGAGTTGTAA
- a CDS encoding response regulator — protein sequence MQIGILYVDDEVNNLNSFKAAFRRYFNIHTAQSAREGRKILEAEEIGVIITDQRMPGETGIEFLESILPIYPDTIRILLTGFSDINAVMGAINRGQVYKYLVKPWQDDELKMYIQNALELYNLRKENKDLAQKLKIATMELEMLSAREKI from the coding sequence ATGCAGATAGGTATACTATATGTTGATGATGAGGTGAATAACCTGAATAGTTTTAAAGCTGCGTTCAGAAGATACTTTAACATACATACGGCCCAATCGGCCCGTGAAGGCCGCAAAATACTGGAGGCCGAAGAAATTGGCGTAATTATTACCGACCAGCGCATGCCCGGCGAAACCGGCATCGAATTTTTGGAATCTATCCTGCCCATCTATCCCGATACTATCCGCATCCTGTTAACCGGCTTTTCGGACATTAACGCCGTTATGGGTGCCATTAACCGCGGGCAGGTATACAAATACCTGGTAAAACCATGGCAGGATGACGAACTGAAAATGTATATCCAAAACGCCCTTGAACTATATAACCTGCGCAAAGAAAATAAAGACCTGGCCCAAAAACTAAAAATAGCCACCATGGAACTGGAAATGCTATCGGCCAGAGAGAAGATATAA
- the mscL gene encoding large-conductance mechanosensitive channel protein MscL — protein sequence MGFVKEFKEFAIKGNVIDLAVAVVIGAAFGKIVSSLVDDIITPAILTPALKAAHLTNLSELVIPGTAIKYGNFLSQIISFLIVAVALFLIIKGINATKKKEEAAPAAPPAPTKEEILLTEIRDLLARK from the coding sequence ATGGGCTTTGTTAAAGAATTTAAGGAATTTGCCATTAAAGGCAATGTGATAGATCTGGCTGTGGCTGTGGTAATTGGCGCGGCTTTCGGCAAGATCGTAAGTTCGTTGGTTGATGATATCATCACCCCGGCTATCCTCACCCCGGCGCTTAAAGCTGCTCACTTAACCAACCTGAGCGAACTGGTAATACCCGGAACGGCTATTAAATACGGCAACTTCCTGTCGCAAATTATTTCGTTCCTTATCGTAGCCGTAGCCTTATTCCTCATCATTAAAGGCATCAACGCTACCAAAAAGAAAGAAGAGGCCGCCCCCGCCGCGCCACCTGCGCCTACCAAGGAGGAAATATTGCTTACTGAGATAAGGGATCTGCTGGCGAGGAAATAA
- a CDS encoding DUF4249 domain-containing protein yields MRRYLLLIPASILHMAIASCQRVIDIKIGNNDEKIVIEGKLTNVAGVQTITISKTVAYDDANVYPPVTGAAVTVASTTGTTTFKETQPGQYTLANTRGRSGTAYTMTVKLGDKTYTATSVMPNQVTLDSINISGLAVGKKTVKTVSAFYHDPPDAVNQYNFLMFVNGVQVKQVFTINDNLSNGRIVNSTLYQYDIELKTGDKVEVEMQCIDKNVYNYWYNLGQQGGNGPANSATPSNPTSNISNGALGYFSAYTVQRKSIMVL; encoded by the coding sequence GTGCGTAGATACTTATTGCTGATACCGGCTTCAATCCTGCACATGGCCATTGCGTCGTGCCAGCGGGTTATTGATATTAAGATCGGCAATAACGATGAAAAGATAGTGATAGAGGGTAAACTCACCAATGTTGCAGGTGTGCAAACCATCACTATATCTAAAACAGTTGCTTATGATGATGCCAATGTTTACCCGCCCGTAACCGGTGCCGCGGTTACGGTAGCCAGCACTACGGGAACAACCACTTTTAAAGAAACACAACCCGGTCAGTATACCCTAGCTAATACCCGGGGGCGTTCGGGCACGGCTTATACCATGACCGTAAAACTGGGCGATAAAACCTACACTGCCACATCGGTTATGCCCAACCAGGTTACGCTCGATTCGATAAATATCAGTGGCCTGGCAGTAGGTAAAAAAACGGTAAAAACGGTATCAGCCTTTTACCACGACCCGCCGGATGCTGTCAATCAATACAATTTCCTGATGTTTGTGAACGGTGTACAGGTAAAGCAGGTATTTACAATTAACGATAACCTTAGCAACGGCCGCATTGTAAACAGCACCCTTTATCAATACGATATCGAACTAAAAACCGGCGACAAGGTAGAAGTGGAGATGCAGTGCATCGATAAAAACGTGTACAATTACTGGTACAATCTCGGTCAGCAGGGCGGCAACGGGCCGGCCAATTCGGCTACGCCATCCAATCCAACATCCAACATCAGCAACGGTGCATTAGGCTATTTCAGTGCGTATACCGTGCAGCGCAAGAGTATAATGGTGCTTTAA
- a CDS encoding CPBP family intramembrane glutamic endopeptidase — translation MKVFIQNLPAWLKVLIYFLALWGATLITGILPMFNDFAFFFLVSLALSWIFLTMENKSLLSLGFIPLNKKQVSYFFNGLGIGALMLLGCFALTVFLTKDTWLFNCKVAPMYLIMSFLICLWSAFVQEFVFRGYPFQTLLKRYSPWIVQLIIAIPFGLMHLMDHKMSSSDIAITMLCTGIGSVLFGLAYIKTKSLMLPIGIHLGWNYLQLLIPRASGGGNSGLIIINSQATYGVLNVVIPYIIVALLSILILWMWKPATSIKA, via the coding sequence ATGAAAGTATTTATTCAAAATTTACCCGCCTGGTTAAAGGTACTCATCTATTTCCTGGCTTTGTGGGGTGCAACCCTAATTACGGGCATATTACCTATGTTCAATGATTTTGCCTTTTTCTTTTTGGTTTCATTGGCTTTAAGCTGGATATTTTTAACTATGGAGAATAAGTCTTTGCTATCGTTGGGTTTTATTCCACTCAATAAAAAGCAAGTAAGCTATTTTTTTAATGGGCTTGGTATAGGCGCTTTAATGTTGCTGGGGTGTTTCGCCTTAACGGTATTCTTAACGAAGGATACATGGTTGTTTAACTGCAAGGTTGCTCCTATGTATTTAATCATGTCCTTTTTAATTTGCCTATGGTCTGCATTTGTCCAGGAATTTGTATTCAGGGGGTATCCTTTTCAAACTTTATTAAAACGCTATTCGCCGTGGATAGTACAATTGATAATAGCGATACCTTTTGGTTTAATGCATCTTATGGATCATAAAATGAGCAGTAGTGATATTGCGATAACTATGTTATGCACAGGTATAGGGTCGGTACTTTTTGGGCTCGCGTATATTAAAACTAAAAGCCTGATGCTGCCTATAGGCATTCATCTTGGTTGGAACTACCTGCAACTACTAATACCCCGCGCTTCGGGAGGAGGAAATTCAGGGTTGATCATTATTAACAGCCAGGCTACATACGGCGTTTTAAACGTGGTAATTCCTTACATTATTGTTGCGTTGTTAAGTATTTTGATACTTTGGATGTGGAAGCCGGCAACTTCCATAAAGGCTTAA
- a CDS encoding PKD domain-containing protein → MSHVDGTGSSMSLYITGDITTTGTVSFADGTTASIPFNVTANKVTIVNIPTSVYLSSAGQIAKGIYITSAKNIVVYAHIYHASRSGATLVLPVNAMGKDYYSINYTQKPTSAYSVFCVIATEDNTTVEITPSAKLTTGQAAKTAFNISLRKGEVYQALSSTDLTGSHIRSISSGTEPCKKIAVYSGSTWLAINCNTAQGAKASADNLFQQVYPTAAWGKNYVTAPLAGRNYDVFRIIYSDPTAKVTLNGTLIQSNQLINNLYYEFNSQSSNVITSDKPIQVAQYAVTQNATINCVDNLAETIGDPEMIFLSPIEQGLDHVTLYSTDQQVIVQSYINVIIPTTAVSSFVLDGASYTNFSSINTTYSYAQIPVKSGPTLGTHNISASAPFNAIAYGFGQFESYGYAAGTDLKNLNEFINLQDAATNSIVSQGCAGVTYKPRVIIPYQTTKITWDMKDGKTPVAITYAQPDSTLTKNGQTLYLYNYSSTISYNTPGNYSIVATVFNQNADDCGSNEDIEFDYTISDVPTANFTHSVKPTGTCPGDEVTFTDTTDPKTVGIKSWSWDFGDAANSTASNPNNVTNQNPKHTFIKPGDYTVMLTVQNQNGCSTTSPPQTIHVNQSPTAAFTTSTPDCETRDITFNAQASAANEGTLTTWLWDFGDGTATVQKTNGQPFPHQFAATGTYQISLTVTSSTGCSNTVINSVIVNPLPVVDFILPDVCLSDAFAQFTDKSTIADGSEGQFTWSWDFGDATRSTAINPNTSQLQNPKHQYTQVGNYTVSLTITSKNGCIVTKSQQFTVNGDTPKALFDIPAPTCSSDDALFKDNSTVNFGNITRLVWYFDYNNNPGQTVIYTKDQFPADRIYHHNYGLFNNQPSKTYAVKMEAYSGESCVSVSEVKNVVINANPYAKVTPIGPLCQEAAPVQIPVSVVYGNGTGTFSGTGVSASGLFDPAKAGPGTFNIHYTFANDNTQCAFDTTLSVTVYPTPTANAGPNLHVLQGGSITINASAGPQPLQYKWTLANGGKAIGLDHDDVLSPIASPTDDTDYMLTVTTANGCSKSSVVHVSVLKAPVVPNTFTPNNDGFNDRWEIKYLDTYPNCTVEVYNRLGEKLYSSVGYPVPWDGTYQGATLPVGTYYYIINPKNGRKVISGSITIIR, encoded by the coding sequence ATGAGTCACGTTGACGGTACAGGCAGTTCAATGAGCCTTTATATCACTGGCGATATTACCACTACTGGCACTGTAAGTTTTGCCGACGGCACGACAGCATCTATACCTTTTAATGTTACTGCAAATAAGGTTACTATAGTAAATATACCAACAAGCGTTTATTTAAGTAGTGCCGGACAAATCGCTAAAGGTATTTACATCACTTCGGCAAAAAACATTGTTGTATATGCCCATATTTACCATGCTTCCCGATCTGGTGCTACGTTAGTTCTTCCGGTAAATGCAATGGGTAAAGATTACTATTCAATTAATTATACACAAAAACCCACTTCTGCCTATTCAGTATTTTGCGTAATCGCTACCGAAGACAATACCACAGTAGAAATTACTCCATCTGCTAAGCTAACTACCGGCCAGGCTGCCAAAACGGCGTTTAATATTTCCTTAAGAAAAGGCGAAGTGTATCAGGCATTGTCATCAACTGATCTTACTGGCAGCCATATCCGGTCGATTAGCAGCGGTACGGAACCGTGCAAAAAGATAGCTGTATATTCGGGAAGTACATGGCTCGCCATTAATTGTAATACGGCTCAGGGCGCTAAAGCATCTGCTGATAATTTATTTCAACAAGTATATCCGACAGCCGCATGGGGAAAAAATTACGTTACAGCCCCGCTTGCAGGGCGCAACTACGATGTATTTCGCATTATATACAGCGACCCTACTGCAAAAGTAACTTTAAACGGGACGCTTATACAAAGCAACCAGTTAATAAATAATTTATATTACGAGTTTAATTCACAAAGTTCAAATGTAATTACATCTGATAAGCCAATACAAGTTGCACAATATGCAGTGACTCAAAACGCCACCATTAATTGTGTAGACAATCTTGCTGAAACGATAGGCGACCCCGAAATGATATTTTTATCGCCGATTGAACAAGGGCTTGACCATGTTACTTTATATTCTACAGACCAGCAGGTTATAGTGCAAAGTTATATTAATGTGATTATCCCCACTACAGCGGTATCATCGTTTGTTTTGGACGGGGCCTCGTACACCAATTTCTCAAGCATTAATACCACTTATTCATATGCCCAAATACCTGTTAAATCCGGGCCAACATTAGGTACACATAATATCAGCGCATCCGCTCCTTTCAATGCTATTGCTTATGGATTTGGTCAATTTGAATCCTACGGCTACGCCGCCGGTACCGACCTAAAAAACCTTAATGAATTTATCAATTTGCAGGACGCGGCCACTAACAGCATTGTATCGCAAGGCTGTGCCGGGGTAACCTACAAGCCAAGGGTAATTATACCTTATCAAACCACAAAGATAACCTGGGATATGAAAGATGGTAAAACACCCGTTGCTATCACTTACGCCCAGCCCGATTCAACCTTAACAAAAAACGGACAAACACTATATCTTTATAACTATTCTTCCACTATTAGTTATAATACTCCCGGGAATTATAGCATTGTAGCCACTGTATTCAATCAAAACGCCGACGACTGCGGCAGCAACGAGGATATCGAATTTGACTATACCATATCTGATGTCCCCACAGCCAATTTTACCCATTCGGTTAAACCAACCGGTACCTGCCCCGGCGATGAGGTTACTTTTACCGATACCACCGACCCAAAAACCGTGGGCATTAAAAGCTGGAGCTGGGATTTTGGCGATGCGGCAAATTCTACAGCGAGTAACCCCAACAACGTCACTAATCAAAACCCGAAGCATACTTTTATCAAACCGGGCGATTATACCGTAATGCTAACGGTTCAGAACCAAAACGGCTGCTCTACAACCTCTCCTCCACAAACCATCCATGTTAATCAATCTCCAACCGCAGCATTCACCACATCGACTCCTGATTGCGAGACACGGGATATCACTTTCAATGCGCAGGCTTCGGCAGCTAACGAGGGTACTTTAACCACCTGGCTATGGGATTTTGGCGATGGTACGGCTACAGTTCAAAAAACAAACGGCCAGCCTTTTCCGCACCAGTTTGCAGCAACAGGTACGTACCAAATATCGTTAACGGTTACCAGCAGCACAGGGTGCAGCAATACAGTTATTAATAGTGTTATTGTTAATCCGTTGCCGGTGGTTGATTTTATCCTGCCCGATGTTTGCCTTTCAGATGCCTTCGCACAATTTACGGATAAGAGTACCATTGCCGATGGATCGGAAGGACAATTTACCTGGTCGTGGGATTTTGGCGATGCGACACGATCAACCGCGATTAATCCAAATACTTCACAGCTGCAAAATCCTAAGCATCAATACACACAGGTAGGCAATTATACGGTTAGCTTAACAATTACCTCAAAAAACGGTTGCATAGTCACCAAATCGCAGCAGTTTACCGTTAATGGCGATACTCCTAAAGCTTTGTTTGATATCCCTGCTCCAACCTGTAGCAGCGATGATGCCTTATTTAAAGATAATTCGACGGTTAACTTTGGCAATATCACCAGGCTGGTATGGTATTTTGACTACAATAATAACCCCGGTCAAACCGTAATCTACACCAAAGATCAATTCCCTGCAGACCGGATATATCATCATAATTATGGTTTATTTAATAATCAGCCGTCTAAAACTTATGCTGTAAAAATGGAAGCTTACTCGGGCGAAAGCTGCGTAAGTGTAAGCGAGGTGAAAAATGTTGTGATAAATGCCAATCCTTATGCTAAAGTAACGCCAATAGGCCCGCTATGCCAGGAGGCTGCCCCGGTGCAAATTCCGGTTAGCGTGGTTTATGGCAATGGCACAGGCACGTTCAGTGGTACAGGCGTATCCGCTTCGGGTCTGTTCGATCCGGCAAAGGCCGGCCCCGGCACATTTAATATCCATTATACTTTTGCAAATGATAATACCCAATGCGCGTTCGATACCACGCTGTCGGTAACCGTTTACCCCACTCCTACCGCCAATGCCGGCCCCAATCTGCATGTTTTGCAGGGTGGCAGCATCACCATTAATGCCAGCGCCGGTCCGCAACCGCTTCAATACAAATGGACGCTGGCCAACGGTGGCAAGGCCATTGGTTTAGATCACGACGATGTGCTTAGTCCCATAGCCTCGCCAACTGATGATACCGATTATATGCTTACGGTAACAACGGCCAATGGCTGCAGTAAATCGTCGGTAGTGCATGTAAGCGTGCTTAAAGCGCCGGTGGTGCCTAACACCTTCACACCCAATAATGATGGGTTTAACGACCGCTGGGAAATAAAATATTTAGATACTTATCCAAATTGTACGGTTGAAGTATACAACCGATTGGGAGAAAAGCTATATTCGTCTGTTGGTTACCCTGTACCGTGGGATGGCACCTACCAGGGCGCCACCCTGCCTGTGGGTACCTACTACTATATTATCAACCCGAAAAACGGCCGAAAGGTCATCAGTGGCAGTATAACTATAATCAGGTAG